In a genomic window of Agarivorans albus:
- a CDS encoding ABC transporter substrate-binding protein codes for MFNKKKLGTVALALGTTLALTATSAWAKTTLTVASFPSFDQAVNSAIPLYKKLHPEVEIKLVSLAYGDHHNAMTTALATGGNLPDVMGIEYGYIGRFAASGGLEDLRAAPYSAEQYEKLFSKFTVPLATGGSGTLAAIPADIGPGALFYREDILEKAGVTKADLTKDWDSYIAAGKKIKEATGSYLVSSATDIKDIVIRSGLKDGQGIYFDADNSITVESDRFKEAFRLAKAVREAGIDAQVGAWSSEWTEGLRRGTIASQMMGAWLGGHLNGWIAPESKGLWRSSHLPAGAYASWGGSFYGIPKKAKNKEAAWEFIKFMTMNKEMQIAAFRDLDAFPALIEAQNDDFVNQPIEYLGGQVARVEWKEAADRIPAMDVHKHDPVAEQIINDALEAVLERDADIDTVLADAAKQIKRRARR; via the coding sequence ATGTTTAATAAAAAGAAACTTGGAACAGTAGCGTTAGCCCTAGGCACCACGCTGGCGTTAACCGCAACGTCAGCATGGGCAAAAACTACCCTAACAGTTGCTTCATTCCCAAGCTTTGACCAAGCGGTAAACTCAGCAATTCCGCTATACAAAAAGCTTCACCCAGAAGTAGAAATTAAATTAGTTTCACTTGCATACGGTGACCACCACAATGCAATGACTACTGCTCTTGCGACTGGCGGTAACCTGCCTGACGTAATGGGTATTGAATATGGCTACATTGGCCGCTTTGCAGCTTCTGGTGGCTTAGAAGATCTGCGTGCCGCTCCTTACAGCGCAGAGCAATACGAAAAACTATTCTCTAAGTTCACTGTTCCACTAGCTACCGGTGGTAGTGGTACTTTGGCTGCTATCCCAGCCGATATTGGCCCGGGTGCATTGTTCTACCGTGAAGATATCTTAGAAAAAGCAGGTGTAACGAAAGCAGACCTAACTAAAGATTGGGACTCTTACATTGCAGCTGGTAAGAAAATTAAGGAAGCAACAGGTTCTTACCTTGTTTCAAGTGCGACAGATATCAAAGACATCGTAATTCGCAGTGGCTTAAAAGACGGCCAAGGCATCTACTTTGATGCAGATAACTCTATCACTGTTGAGTCAGACCGCTTTAAAGAAGCATTCCGTTTAGCGAAAGCGGTTCGTGAAGCAGGTATCGATGCTCAAGTAGGCGCATGGAGCTCTGAGTGGACCGAAGGTCTACGTCGCGGCACTATCGCTTCTCAAATGATGGGTGCTTGGTTAGGCGGTCACTTAAACGGTTGGATTGCACCAGAAAGTAAAGGCTTATGGCGCTCTTCTCACCTACCTGCAGGCGCATACGCTAGCTGGGGTGGTTCGTTCTACGGTATTCCTAAGAAAGCTAAAAACAAAGAAGCAGCTTGGGAATTCATTAAGTTCATGACTATGAACAAAGAAATGCAAATTGCTGCATTCCGTGACTTAGACGCTTTCCCTGCTCTTATTGAAGCTCAAAACGATGATTTTGTTAATCAGCCAATTGAGTACTTAGGCGGCCAAGTGGCTCGCGTAGAGTGGAAAGAAGCTGCTGACCGTATTCCAGCAATGGACGTACACAAGCATGATCCAGTTGCTGAGCAAATCATTAACGATGCTTTAGAAGCTGTACTAGAGCGTGACGCTGACATTGACACTGTGTTAGCTGACGCTGCGAAACAAATCAAACGTCGCGCTAGACGTTAA
- a CDS encoding ABC transporter ATP-binding protein encodes MAAVTFNNLKKRFGKTEVVKSFDLHINDGEFVVLLGPSGCGKSTTLRMLAGLEDISDGEIFIADELVNDLHPMERNIAMVFQSYALYPHMSVEQNIAFGLKMTGVAKDEIAKRVKYAADMLELTPLLQRKPKELSGGQRQRVAMGRAMVRTPEVFLFDEPLSNLDAKLRGSMRAEIKTLHDKLGTTTLYVTHDQVEAMTLADRIVILKDGYIEQVGTPKQIFEEPANKFVASFIGAPEMNMIPATIKKAGTVSSLVFSDQHIDLPAMYSEDNQVCTLGIRPSDLYLHQRSIESETIGSVKADVIGVELLGSTYHVQCELDGARFIAEVAIADDVNADMDDKVELFFDISRIHLFNNETGKAILPKMN; translated from the coding sequence ATGGCAGCAGTTACATTTAATAATTTGAAAAAACGTTTTGGTAAAACGGAAGTAGTGAAAAGCTTCGACTTGCACATTAATGATGGCGAGTTTGTGGTTTTGCTTGGCCCTTCTGGTTGCGGTAAATCAACAACGCTAAGAATGCTGGCTGGCTTGGAAGATATTTCAGACGGTGAGATTTTCATCGCCGATGAATTAGTTAACGACCTACACCCAATGGAACGTAACATCGCCATGGTGTTCCAAAGCTATGCGCTATACCCACACATGAGCGTTGAGCAAAACATTGCCTTTGGTTTGAAAATGACCGGCGTAGCAAAAGATGAGATTGCTAAGCGTGTTAAATACGCGGCAGACATGTTGGAGCTAACACCATTGCTGCAACGTAAGCCAAAAGAGTTATCTGGTGGTCAGCGTCAGCGTGTGGCAATGGGCCGCGCAATGGTACGTACTCCAGAAGTATTCTTATTCGATGAGCCTTTATCTAACCTAGATGCCAAACTTCGTGGCTCTATGCGTGCTGAGATTAAAACCCTGCACGACAAGCTAGGCACAACTACTCTCTATGTAACCCACGACCAAGTAGAAGCTATGACCTTGGCCGATCGCATCGTGATTCTTAAAGACGGTTACATTGAGCAAGTAGGTACACCAAAACAAATCTTTGAAGAGCCCGCTAACAAGTTTGTGGCTTCATTCATTGGTGCACCAGAAATGAATATGATCCCAGCAACTATCAAGAAAGCTGGCACAGTATCAAGCTTGGTATTCTCTGACCAACACATCGACTTACCTGCGATGTACAGCGAAGACAACCAAGTATGTACCTTGGGCATTCGTCCAAGTGACCTGTATCTACATCAACGTTCTATTGAATCAGAAACAATTGGTAGCGTGAAAGCTGATGTTATCGGCGTCGAGCTTCTTGGTTCTACCTACCACGTGCAGTGTGAGCTGGATGGTGCACGTTTTATTGCTGAAGTGGCAATTGCTGATGATGTAAACGCTGATATGGACGATAAAGTGGAGTTGTTCTTCGATATCTCGCGGATCCACTTGTTTAACAATGAAACCGGAAAGGCAATCTTGCCAAAAATGAACTAG
- a CDS encoding helix-turn-helix domain-containing protein translates to MRKDNAVLLLLDVKHPYDREILQGITHNPSPMARWMQPEVMTISEANLVKLDRFCGVIADFDKPGVAAFCEKLSLPLVAISGSRLSLPSQTHLARVSPDSFAIVELIVQSFLAKGIRRVGFFSGVPAFTAPWVKERKFALAKIALKYRLEYVELTVPELVTPESTVGVVAASDTQARQFASLCNDQNISVPEHYSLIGIDADPTESALSPISLCSAVLPIRQIGEQALAVLQEQIEGKPAREVLVPATELVSGASADNVTQTDPLITKALFFLNSNFHRRIKVEQVVDYCAVSRKTLETRFKQVLGKTVHQQLHQVRMEFAKQQLTSTSSSVDAIADAAGFSNQHYLYYLFRQEMEMTPNQYRQKFA, encoded by the coding sequence ATGCGTAAAGATAACGCTGTATTGTTATTATTGGATGTTAAACATCCCTATGACCGAGAGATATTGCAGGGCATTACGCATAACCCTAGTCCTATGGCTCGTTGGATGCAGCCTGAAGTAATGACTATTTCAGAAGCTAATTTGGTGAAACTTGATCGCTTTTGTGGGGTGATTGCCGATTTTGATAAACCCGGAGTGGCCGCCTTCTGTGAAAAACTTTCACTGCCCTTAGTGGCTATTTCTGGTTCTCGTTTAAGCCTTCCTTCTCAAACTCATTTAGCAAGAGTGAGCCCCGATAGCTTCGCCATTGTAGAACTCATCGTACAATCGTTCTTGGCTAAAGGTATTCGTCGTGTTGGCTTCTTTAGCGGGGTGCCAGCATTTACCGCACCTTGGGTAAAAGAGCGTAAATTTGCGCTAGCCAAAATTGCCCTTAAATATCGCCTCGAGTATGTAGAGTTAACGGTGCCTGAGTTAGTGACGCCAGAGAGCACGGTAGGTGTGGTAGCAGCTTCTGATACTCAGGCCAGGCAGTTTGCCAGCCTATGCAACGATCAAAACATCAGTGTACCCGAGCACTATTCGTTAATAGGTATTGATGCAGACCCTACTGAAAGCGCTTTATCACCCATTTCATTATGCTCTGCGGTATTGCCCATTCGACAAATTGGTGAACAAGCCTTAGCGGTGTTGCAAGAACAAATCGAAGGTAAGCCAGCACGTGAAGTTTTGGTACCCGCTACCGAGTTGGTGAGTGGCGCTTCTGCCGACAACGTTACCCAAACCGATCCCTTGATCACTAAGGCCTTATTCTTTTTAAACAGCAATTTTCACCGCCGGATCAAAGTGGAGCAAGTTGTCGACTATTGTGCGGTATCTCGCAAAACTCTTGAAACAAGATTCAAACAGGTTCTTGGTAAAACGGTACACCAGCAATTACACCAAGTACGTATGGAGTTTGCTAAGCAGCAGCTGACTTCAACCTCCTCTTCAGTGGACGCCATCGCCGATGCCGCGGGCTTCTCTAACCAGCACTATTTATATTATTTGTTTCGGCAGGAGATGGAGATGACACCCAATCAATACAGACAAAAGTTTGCGTGA
- a CDS encoding glycoside hydrolase family 52 protein, whose amino-acid sequence MEQNQQFFHAHHSPMGALASFTVGEFGEHGGMGLELGAPFAGNVFVGYQDGEGVVNAFPFYKGANDQSERYVQKDDTSSLTERLFDDIQRDYAWASDTFAAPGISFKVLSPFFEVPDPSLAEHKKLKQASCPAVYVELSFNNASDKDWTGFFALQGDELRWNKLLDGDANGMVGVTCRDSIGIATQTPGARAFSHFSVQSALSKMGNNDCFMLGPTAGVMIDVKAGETVTLRLALGFYLGGNVTFNRAMQYYYTQHFTGLTDVLAYGLEHFDSYAAIAEASDKQLRASKLNSHQQFLLAHATRSYYGSTQWLFDGTEPVWVVNEGEYLMMNTLDLTVDMLFFEMQQNPWTVKNTLEQFLKQYSFYDEIFDPAKPEQNYKGGISFTHDMGVSNNWSPKGHSSYEVAGLDRVCFSHMTYEQLTNWVLCCGVYISKTNDQDFAIEQRGTLIDCLQSLLNRDHPDAELRDGIMSFESARTEQGGEITTYDSLDHSLGQARGNIYLAGKSWAAYLAIAKVLQDLGESEQAEIALAAAKRCADKLSNSFDTQLGYIPAVLDGHSTSAIIPAIEAIVYPYEMGLLEAVSEQGPYGEYIKVLKTHLKYILNDEHCLYPDGAWKLSSTADNSWVSKIYLNQYVARKVLNIDLANSVEADAAHQRWQTLGASKHACCDQFSSGKPIGSLYYPRCVTNILWLNE is encoded by the coding sequence ATGGAACAAAATCAGCAGTTTTTTCATGCACACCACTCGCCTATGGGCGCGTTAGCGAGTTTTACAGTAGGGGAGTTTGGCGAGCATGGAGGAATGGGGCTGGAGTTAGGAGCGCCTTTTGCCGGTAACGTATTTGTGGGTTATCAAGACGGTGAAGGTGTAGTTAACGCGTTTCCATTTTATAAAGGTGCCAACGATCAAAGTGAACGCTATGTGCAAAAGGATGATACTTCTAGCTTAACGGAACGCTTGTTTGACGATATCCAGCGTGATTATGCTTGGGCTAGCGATACGTTTGCCGCACCTGGTATTTCTTTTAAGGTGTTGAGTCCGTTTTTTGAAGTGCCTGATCCGAGCTTGGCAGAACACAAAAAGCTTAAACAAGCTAGCTGTCCTGCAGTATATGTTGAGCTGAGTTTTAATAATGCTTCCGATAAAGACTGGACCGGTTTTTTTGCCCTGCAAGGTGACGAATTACGCTGGAACAAACTATTAGATGGCGATGCCAATGGCATGGTAGGGGTAACCTGTCGTGACAGCATCGGTATTGCTACACAAACCCCGGGCGCACGTGCTTTTAGCCACTTTTCTGTGCAAAGTGCCTTGAGCAAAATGGGAAATAATGACTGCTTTATGTTAGGCCCCACTGCTGGGGTAATGATTGACGTGAAAGCCGGTGAAACAGTTACGCTGCGTTTAGCGCTAGGCTTTTACTTGGGCGGAAATGTTACTTTTAACCGCGCTATGCAATATTACTACACCCAGCATTTTACTGGCTTAACCGATGTGCTTGCTTACGGCCTAGAGCACTTTGACAGCTATGCAGCTATCGCTGAGGCGTCAGACAAGCAGCTACGTGCGAGCAAGCTAAATAGTCATCAGCAGTTTTTGTTAGCGCATGCTACCCGCAGTTATTACGGCTCTACTCAGTGGTTATTTGATGGCACCGAGCCAGTCTGGGTGGTTAATGAAGGCGAGTATTTGATGATGAATACCCTCGACCTAACCGTTGATATGCTGTTTTTTGAGATGCAGCAAAACCCGTGGACCGTGAAAAACACCTTAGAACAATTCCTTAAGCAATATAGTTTTTATGACGAGATCTTCGATCCGGCTAAGCCAGAGCAAAACTATAAGGGTGGTATCTCATTCACTCACGACATGGGTGTATCGAATAACTGGAGTCCAAAAGGCCACAGTTCTTATGAGGTCGCCGGTTTAGACCGTGTGTGCTTTAGTCACATGACCTATGAGCAGCTAACCAACTGGGTATTGTGTTGTGGGGTTTACATAAGCAAAACCAATGACCAAGATTTTGCCATTGAGCAGCGCGGTACTTTAATTGATTGTTTGCAGTCTTTGCTTAATCGTGACCACCCAGATGCTGAGCTGCGCGATGGCATTATGAGCTTTGAGTCAGCTCGCACTGAGCAAGGCGGCGAGATTACCACCTACGATTCACTCGATCACAGTTTAGGCCAAGCGCGTGGCAATATTTACCTAGCAGGTAAGAGTTGGGCAGCGTATTTAGCCATTGCTAAAGTGTTGCAAGATCTGGGTGAAAGCGAGCAAGCAGAGATTGCTCTCGCCGCCGCTAAACGTTGCGCCGATAAGTTAAGCAACAGCTTTGATACGCAACTCGGCTATATTCCTGCAGTGCTTGATGGGCATTCCACCAGTGCCATTATTCCAGCTATTGAAGCCATAGTTTACCCTTATGAGATGGGTTTGTTAGAGGCTGTGTCAGAACAAGGCCCTTATGGGGAATACATTAAAGTACTTAAAACTCATCTAAAATACATATTAAATGATGAGCATTGTTTATACCCTGATGGCGCATGGAAGCTCTCATCAACCGCCGATAACTCTTGGGTAAGTAAAATTTATTTAAACCAATACGTTGCGCGTAAAGTATTAAACATTGACCTAGCCAATAGCGTGGAAGCCGATGCTGCTCACCAACGTTGGCAAACACTAGGTGCAAGCAAACACGCATGTTGCGATCAGTTCAGTTCGGGTAAGCCAATAGGTAGTTTGTATTATCCGCGCTGTGTGACCAACATCCTATGGTTGAACGAATAA
- a CDS encoding PKD domain-containing protein, with translation MPLFNKYLSIKITVSLLSAIVLAACGGGGSEAAAPEPVAQVPQNNIGNAYILDTHPDAGLLTGTIAITLNQQTENPNAAADSVWVYWADENGQASGEAWFKSSANNPYSIALPPQSSIPANTSALVLHPANAQGLSEQGTLVQFHDFKGNAQLSGPGGSYLTPWQYGDDRPHIAVQRIDHQGGVCIFDNGIVSVVDMQNQTDPRAHDGAQAALTANEQAYPAYEFLCSDNPVNTHKPLADDQGIWTYSAINDAMFYGTVVYKVFLEQLKEPPLADKLRIRVHYGSQSSQYIFWDGAYANFSDGVPLFLNLATLDHIAHEVAHGVLNRISPLDGFEQNISVDAQTVHEAFADISGVMVKHAFSGGDDVWVHGEESAGYTRQLDQIETEGGAIASYLDYEDAGDNYYLRIGMLSYPFYLLANKWGIAPTYQVYVNAAKHCWQPNLSLESAAHCIKQQALAAGYAADDVNQAFKTVKIKLFDEGVLSHYRYQANEEGIQFSDNSRSTSAVVSWHWDFGDGSSSNLANPSHVFAEGSYQVALTVTDQSNDQDSFTRTIAVSSN, from the coding sequence ATGCCCCTATTCAATAAATACTTATCGATAAAAATTACTGTTAGCCTGCTAAGCGCCATAGTACTCGCTGCCTGTGGCGGTGGAGGAAGCGAAGCTGCGGCCCCAGAGCCTGTGGCTCAAGTGCCGCAAAACAATATTGGCAATGCCTATATCCTTGATACTCACCCGGATGCAGGTTTGTTAACTGGCACTATAGCCATCACGCTAAACCAACAAACTGAAAATCCTAATGCAGCTGCAGATTCGGTGTGGGTTTATTGGGCCGATGAAAATGGACAAGCCAGCGGTGAAGCATGGTTTAAAAGCAGCGCCAATAACCCCTATTCTATTGCACTACCACCACAAAGCAGTATTCCAGCAAATACCAGCGCGCTAGTATTGCACCCAGCTAATGCTCAAGGTCTGTCTGAGCAAGGCACACTTGTTCAATTTCACGACTTTAAAGGTAATGCACAATTATCCGGACCAGGGGGGAGCTACTTAACCCCATGGCAATATGGCGACGACCGCCCACACATTGCCGTGCAACGCATTGATCATCAAGGCGGAGTATGTATTTTTGATAATGGCATAGTCAGTGTGGTTGATATGCAAAATCAAACCGACCCTCGTGCCCACGATGGCGCGCAAGCGGCGTTAACAGCCAACGAGCAAGCCTACCCTGCCTATGAGTTTTTGTGCAGCGACAACCCGGTTAATACTCACAAACCCTTAGCCGATGATCAGGGCATATGGACTTACTCGGCCATTAATGACGCCATGTTCTACGGCACAGTTGTATACAAGGTATTCTTAGAGCAACTCAAAGAACCGCCTTTGGCAGACAAATTGCGCATTAGAGTGCATTACGGTAGCCAATCCTCCCAGTATATTTTTTGGGATGGCGCTTACGCCAACTTTAGCGATGGAGTTCCTCTGTTTCTAAATTTAGCGACTCTCGATCATATCGCCCATGAAGTAGCCCACGGGGTGTTAAATAGAATTAGTCCGCTTGATGGATTTGAGCAGAACATTAGCGTAGATGCGCAAACAGTGCATGAAGCCTTTGCCGACATATCTGGAGTCATGGTGAAACATGCCTTTAGCGGCGGTGATGATGTATGGGTTCATGGTGAAGAATCAGCCGGTTATACCCGCCAGTTAGATCAAATCGAAACAGAAGGTGGTGCTATTGCCAGTTATCTAGATTATGAGGATGCAGGAGACAACTACTACCTGCGTATTGGCATGCTAAGTTACCCCTTCTACCTTCTGGCAAATAAGTGGGGAATTGCGCCAACTTACCAAGTTTATGTGAATGCTGCTAAACATTGCTGGCAACCAAACTTAAGCCTTGAAAGCGCCGCCCACTGTATCAAGCAACAAGCACTAGCGGCAGGTTATGCTGCTGATGATGTGAATCAAGCCTTTAAAACAGTGAAGATAAAACTGTTTGATGAAGGTGTATTAAGCCACTATCGCTATCAAGCAAATGAGGAAGGCATTCAGTTTAGCGACAATAGCCGCAGCACCAGTGCGGTAGTGAGTTGGCATTGGGACTTTGGCGATGGCAGCAGCTCAAACTTGGCTAATCCTTCGCATGTGTTTGCTGAAGGCAGTTACCAAGTGGCTTTAACCGTCACGGATCAATCCAACGACCAAGACAGTTTTACCCGTACCATAGCGGTAAGTTCTAACTAG
- a CDS encoding carbohydrate binding domain-containing protein: MNFLKPFILAFGLVTVATSGYAASLDIALDGGKRWEPVNAGTDGWGDGSGRFNFSGNSVTITIEDKASNPWQIQLKRPRVNLTKGQVYQIVAEVSASKQSPLTIMLQKDSGDYATYFAEDVAVNNTPKQIDISFTADHSDPKTAFAFFVGGAEPGVSYTFKNIRLTSVN, encoded by the coding sequence ATGAATTTTCTAAAGCCTTTTATTTTAGCGTTTGGCTTAGTAACCGTGGCCACATCGGGCTACGCCGCAAGCCTAGACATTGCCTTAGATGGAGGTAAACGTTGGGAGCCAGTGAATGCCGGGACCGATGGTTGGGGCGATGGCTCTGGCCGTTTTAATTTTAGCGGCAATAGCGTCACTATTACCATAGAAGACAAAGCCAGTAACCCTTGGCAGATCCAATTAAAGCGTCCGAGAGTAAACCTGACAAAAGGGCAGGTTTATCAAATAGTGGCTGAAGTAAGCGCAAGCAAGCAAAGCCCACTGACTATTATGTTGCAAAAAGATTCGGGTGATTACGCAACATATTTTGCCGAAGATGTTGCAGTAAATAATACACCCAAACAAATTGATATTAGTTTTACCGCAGACCACTCTGATCCTAAAACGGCTTTTGCATTTTTTGTTGGAGGAGCAGAGCCGGGCGTGAGTTATACGTTTAAGAACATTCGTTTAACGAGTGTGAATTAA
- a CDS encoding carbohydrate binding domain-containing protein, translated as MKGFYVFIAVVSAVFLAACASTTSEPEAQISPSIMVTYTLNDGKDWEKISAGLQGWGDGVADFSLANEQANVRIKKQASNLWHIQLKRPLYLFEDTKYEISVEASASEPSNLSFTVQQDGGEYTTYFQRTELVGVEKKLYSYEFTMPNDEKHAAFAIMFGEGRPGVSYSLNNIKFNSTY; from the coding sequence ATGAAAGGTTTTTATGTTTTTATTGCTGTTGTTAGCGCTGTTTTTTTAGCGGCTTGTGCAAGTACCACCTCGGAGCCAGAGGCACAAATTTCTCCGTCAATCATGGTGACTTACACCCTCAATGATGGCAAAGACTGGGAAAAAATAAGCGCAGGCCTGCAAGGTTGGGGAGATGGTGTTGCAGATTTTAGTCTCGCTAATGAACAGGCCAATGTTCGAATAAAGAAACAAGCCAGTAATCTTTGGCATATTCAGCTTAAACGCCCTTTGTATTTGTTTGAAGATACAAAGTACGAAATCTCTGTGGAGGCTTCGGCCAGTGAACCTAGCAACCTTAGTTTTACGGTACAGCAAGATGGCGGAGAGTACACAACTTACTTCCAACGCACTGAATTAGTTGGTGTAGAGAAAAAGCTATATAGCTATGAATTCACCATGCCTAACGATGAGAAACATGCAGCTTTTGCAATTATGTTTGGCGAAGGGCGACCGGGTGTGAGTTATAGCCTTAACAATATTAAGTTTAATTCAACTTATTAG
- a CDS encoding carbohydrate binding domain-containing protein, protein MTLLKSLALAAGLFTVATGVTAASLDISLDSGNRWDQVNAGDDGWGDGSGAFSFNGETATVTVNDKASNPWHIQLKRPRVKLEKGQTYNITAEVTATEKSPLTIIVQKDSGDYATYYAEDLSVSPNAQTFDLTFKAPKSDSKAAFAFFVGGGKPGVTYSFKNIRLKSAN, encoded by the coding sequence ATGACATTACTTAAATCCTTAGCATTAGCAGCCGGTTTGTTTACCGTTGCAACAGGTGTAACAGCAGCAAGCTTAGATATTAGCTTGGATAGTGGAAATCGATGGGACCAGGTTAATGCTGGTGACGACGGATGGGGTGATGGCTCTGGTGCTTTTAGTTTTAATGGTGAAACCGCTACGGTAACCGTTAATGATAAAGCCAGTAACCCTTGGCATATTCAACTTAAGCGCCCACGAGTGAAATTAGAGAAAGGCCAAACTTATAATATTACTGCTGAAGTAACCGCTACTGAGAAAAGCCCATTAACTATTATTGTGCAAAAAGACTCTGGCGATTATGCAACTTACTATGCGGAAGATTTATCGGTAAGCCCTAATGCTCAAACATTTGATTTAACTTTTAAAGCGCCTAAAAGTGATTCCAAAGCGGCCTTTGCATTTTTTGTAGGTGGCGGAAAACCTGGTGTAACTTATAGCTTTAAAAATATTCGCCTAAAGAGTGCGAATTAG